From Sulfuricaulis sp., one genomic window encodes:
- a CDS encoding sulfurtransferase TusA family protein, whose amino-acid sequence MADQDLDARGLNCPLPILRAKKALNTLTTGQTLRIIATDPGSVKDFQAFAKQTGNQLMESNEANGEYTFILKKA is encoded by the coding sequence ATGGCTGATCAAGATCTAGATGCACGCGGGCTTAACTGCCCGCTCCCGATTCTGCGCGCCAAGAAAGCGCTAAACACTCTGACCACCGGTCAGACGCTGCGCATCATTGCAACCGATCCGGGTTCGGTGAAGGATTTTCAGGCGTTTGCCAAGCAAACGGGCAACCAATTGATGGAGTCCAACGAAGCCAACGGCGAATACACCTTCATATTGAAGAAGGCGTAA
- a CDS encoding M48 family metalloprotease, whose protein sequence is MLRTTWRVLLAASLLYPTGHLPAYADNTNLPDLGDESIAVISPAQERKLGEDLMRQARRTLAFMNDPEISEYIQSLGQRLVSHSDNPKQDFRFFVIDNPSINAFAVPGGFIGVHTGLILATQSEAELASVLAHETAHITQRHIPRLIAESQRTTLPALAAVLAGILLASSGHQGGEAAIALTSAAVAQKGINYTRTFEEEADRIGMQILAQSGFDPRAMPAFFEQMQNLNRLNDTNLPEFLRTHPVTTNRIADSRNRAEKFKVRRASESSDFQHVRAKIRALAPGNQEEIVRGFRENLAQGKYFNAEAERYGYAVALLRVRQLATARAEVQKLVKKQPNRISYRILQAETEMSAENYKQAQAIYVDAYAKAPANATLIQNYASALLKTGKHRQARDLLKNALQRRPEDPELYRMLAQAAGGSGAHYEAHKAMAEHYYLSGNPNAAIEQLQLATRFAGDNFYLQSSLEARMAAIKEEIAVYQKK, encoded by the coding sequence ATGCTTCGCACAACATGGCGGGTGTTACTGGCGGCAAGTCTGTTGTATCCGACCGGCCATCTCCCTGCCTACGCCGACAACACCAACCTTCCCGATCTGGGCGATGAATCCATTGCGGTGATTTCACCCGCGCAGGAACGCAAGCTGGGCGAAGACCTGATGCGCCAAGCACGCCGGACCCTGGCGTTCATGAACGATCCGGAGATCAGCGAATATATCCAGTCGCTCGGCCAGCGACTGGTATCGCACAGTGACAATCCGAAACAAGATTTCCGCTTTTTCGTCATCGACAATCCCAGTATCAACGCCTTTGCCGTGCCCGGCGGATTTATCGGCGTACACACCGGCTTGATTCTGGCCACCCAGAGCGAGGCCGAGCTGGCCTCGGTGCTGGCGCATGAAACTGCCCACATCACGCAACGACATATCCCGCGACTGATCGCGGAATCACAGCGCACCACGCTCCCGGCCCTGGCCGCGGTGCTGGCGGGCATCCTGCTGGCCAGCTCCGGCCATCAAGGTGGCGAGGCGGCAATTGCGCTCACCAGTGCCGCGGTCGCCCAGAAAGGAATCAATTACACACGCACATTCGAAGAGGAAGCGGACCGCATCGGCATGCAGATTCTTGCGCAATCCGGCTTCGACCCGCGCGCCATGCCGGCATTTTTCGAGCAGATGCAGAATCTCAACCGGCTAAACGACACCAATCTTCCGGAATTTCTACGCACGCATCCAGTCACCACCAACCGCATTGCCGACTCACGCAACCGCGCCGAGAAATTCAAGGTGCGCCGTGCATCCGAGAGCAGCGACTTCCAGCATGTGCGCGCGAAAATTCGCGCATTGGCCCCCGGCAATCAGGAAGAAATTGTGCGTGGATTCAGGGAAAACCTGGCGCAAGGAAAGTATTTCAATGCAGAAGCCGAACGCTATGGTTATGCCGTGGCACTGCTGCGCGTACGACAGCTCGCGACAGCGCGCGCGGAGGTTCAGAAACTTGTTAAAAAACAGCCGAACCGGATTTCTTACCGCATACTTCAGGCGGAAACAGAGATGTCGGCAGAGAACTACAAACAGGCGCAGGCCATCTACGTCGATGCCTACGCCAAGGCCCCCGCGAATGCCACGCTGATACAGAATTATGCCAGCGCCCTGCTCAAAACCGGGAAACACCGTCAGGCCAGGGATCTGCTCAAAAACGCCCTGCAACGCCGGCCGGAGGATCCTGAGCTATACCGAATGCTGGCACAGGCCGCGGGCGGCAGCGGCGCCCACTACGAGGCCCACAAGGCCATGGCCGAACACTATTACCTGAGCGGTAATCCCAACGCAGCGATCGAACAACTCCAGCTTGCCACCCGTTTCG